A stretch of Paludisphaera borealis DNA encodes these proteins:
- a CDS encoding SRPBCC family protein, translating into MQHFIKESRIASPPSTVFEFHESPGALERLIPPWEQVEVVEAPRSLRPGARAVLRTKLGPFRLDWIAEHTEYARDRLFVDRQVKGPFSFWRHRHCFEDDGEGRTILRDEVEYRLPFGALGELVAGRFIRSRIQRTFDYRHEVTRQACEPAASPKGVQL; encoded by the coding sequence ATGCAGCACTTCATCAAGGAGTCGCGGATCGCATCGCCGCCGTCCACTGTGTTCGAGTTCCACGAAAGCCCCGGCGCGCTCGAACGCCTGATCCCCCCCTGGGAGCAGGTGGAGGTCGTCGAGGCCCCGCGGTCGCTCCGTCCGGGCGCGCGGGCGGTGCTGCGCACGAAGCTCGGCCCGTTCCGCCTCGACTGGATCGCCGAACATACCGAGTACGCGCGTGACCGCCTGTTCGTCGATCGCCAGGTGAAGGGGCCGTTTTCGTTCTGGCGCCACCGCCATTGTTTCGAGGACGACGGCGAGGGCCGAACCATCCTCCGCGACGAGGTCGAGTACCGCCTCCCGTTCGGCGCGCTCGGCGAACTCGTCGCCGGGCGGTTCATCAGGTCCCGAATTCAGCGGACCTTCGACTATCGCCACGAGGTCACCCGCCAGGCCTGCGAGCCGGCGGCCTCCCCCAAGGGCGTCCAATTATGA
- a CDS encoding Sec23/Sec24 zinc finger-containing protein, whose translation MPRTIICQQCGAILNLPAHIEPGKRLKCPKCAKRFVITEQDASSASTRPGEVDAAATSTYELPKRPASLDDLPLPTAEGDLRDAFDLPLLSADAEKSVGAGSRGQAGDVAALFKDDAPRRKKPTGAAARAHARRCTRCGGVVPVGMSLCSSCGTDQETGKHFGLDDDFAPAAPPPPSGPPLHIAIPGMLCGLAGVVLAILALIQSVRVEPGMYQYGWMALGVVAGYGIYGAVQFLRGKSVKNLILALTLGVIVNIIALIAVPIFEANFLEKEQVMVRVADTHQVDDAPDLSEWEIKPLVDRLDQQRITLGIVLIFLYAALSIYLNSPPVKRYFTRRQAQMQSISL comes from the coding sequence ATGCCGCGCACCATCATCTGCCAGCAATGTGGGGCCATTCTCAACCTGCCCGCGCACATCGAGCCGGGCAAGCGGTTGAAATGCCCCAAATGCGCCAAGCGGTTCGTCATCACCGAGCAGGACGCGAGCTCGGCCTCGACCCGGCCGGGCGAAGTCGACGCCGCGGCGACCTCCACCTACGAGTTGCCGAAGCGGCCCGCCAGCCTCGACGACCTGCCGCTGCCCACCGCCGAGGGCGACCTCCGCGACGCCTTCGACCTGCCGCTGCTGTCGGCGGACGCCGAGAAAAGCGTCGGCGCGGGCTCGCGAGGCCAGGCCGGCGACGTCGCCGCTCTCTTCAAGGACGACGCCCCCAGAAGGAAGAAGCCGACCGGTGCCGCGGCGCGGGCCCACGCCCGACGCTGCACGCGATGCGGCGGCGTGGTCCCGGTGGGGATGTCGCTGTGCTCGTCTTGCGGGACCGACCAAGAGACCGGCAAGCACTTCGGCCTGGACGACGACTTCGCCCCGGCCGCCCCTCCCCCCCCATCCGGCCCCCCCTTGCACATCGCCATTCCCGGCATGCTCTGCGGGCTGGCCGGCGTCGTCCTGGCCATCCTCGCCCTGATCCAGTCGGTGCGGGTGGAGCCGGGAATGTACCAGTACGGCTGGATGGCGCTGGGGGTCGTCGCCGGGTACGGGATCTACGGGGCCGTCCAGTTCCTTCGCGGCAAATCGGTCAAGAACCTGATCCTGGCGCTCACCCTGGGGGTGATCGTCAACATCATCGCCCTGATCGCCGTGCCGATCTTCGAGGCCAACTTTCTGGAGAAGGAGCAGGTGATGGTCCGGGTCGCCGACACCCACCAGGTCGACGACGCGCCCGACCTGAGCGAATGGGAGATCAAACCCCTCGTCGACCGGCTCGACCAGCAGCGAATCACCTTGGGGATCGTGCTGATCTTCCTCTACGCCGCGCTCTCGATCTACTTGAACTCGCCGCCGGTCAAGCGCTACTTCACGCGACGCCAGGCGCAAATGCAAAGCATCTCGCTCTAA
- a CDS encoding GNAT family N-acetyltransferase, whose protein sequence is MKASTPGTRLPFRRGSVEYCLGTEADHEAVYQTLLHVFHGPDREAYLGALNDPAYRPDQRLLVKVDGRVVSHVHLTEREIRYGSVKLTMNGVMWVGTLPEYRGLGFAQNLMRLADERSRATGAVVQALTTGMPQFYRPLGWGVCGRQTYGLTLSRNLPQVSDGVVEGKGGGWHVRPWRQVELGDLMRLYDVQYESTTGSVFRSEEYWRWLIGRRYAHVIWVACQGEAVRGYAFVKDHRVLETAFDPAHPQALRALLGRIRAEALERAYPEVIVHAPVDHPVLDVYRTTSGRVFDQDSVDGQVSMYHVPDVGRFLKAILPELNLRASHAGIASPLELGVTAGDQRWLIHIEGKSSRVEPDKLSRRHLTLSPASFVRLVMGHTGVDAAAAEENFSASTATALDAARILFPVQPIWRSPLDSATA, encoded by the coding sequence ATGAAAGCGTCCACGCCGGGGACCCGGCTCCCATTCCGTCGCGGATCGGTCGAGTACTGCCTGGGGACCGAGGCTGATCATGAAGCCGTCTACCAGACGCTGTTGCACGTCTTCCACGGCCCCGACCGCGAAGCCTACCTGGGAGCATTGAACGATCCCGCCTATCGCCCTGACCAGCGATTGCTTGTCAAGGTGGATGGCCGGGTCGTCAGCCACGTGCATCTGACCGAGCGCGAGATCCGCTATGGGTCGGTGAAGCTGACGATGAACGGAGTGATGTGGGTCGGCACGCTCCCGGAATACCGTGGCCTGGGGTTCGCCCAGAACCTGATGCGGCTCGCCGATGAGCGATCGCGGGCGACCGGCGCGGTGGTCCAGGCGCTGACGACGGGCATGCCGCAGTTCTATCGGCCGCTGGGATGGGGTGTTTGCGGACGCCAGACCTACGGCCTGACGTTGAGCCGCAACCTTCCCCAGGTGTCGGACGGCGTCGTCGAGGGCAAGGGAGGGGGCTGGCACGTCCGGCCCTGGCGGCAGGTCGAACTCGGCGATCTGATGCGGCTTTACGACGTCCAGTACGAGTCGACGACCGGCTCGGTGTTCCGGTCCGAGGAATACTGGCGGTGGCTGATCGGCCGGCGGTACGCGCACGTCATCTGGGTCGCCTGTCAGGGCGAGGCGGTCCGGGGGTATGCGTTCGTCAAGGACCACCGGGTTCTGGAGACGGCGTTCGACCCCGCCCACCCGCAGGCCCTGCGCGCCTTGCTGGGTCGCATCCGGGCCGAAGCTCTGGAACGAGCCTATCCCGAGGTGATCGTCCACGCCCCCGTCGACCACCCCGTCCTCGACGTCTATCGGACGACCTCCGGGCGGGTGTTCGATCAGGACTCGGTCGACGGCCAGGTCTCGATGTACCACGTCCCCGACGTCGGCCGGTTCTTGAAAGCCATCCTCCCCGAACTGAACCTGCGGGCGAGCCACGCGGGGATCGCCTCGCCCCTCGAACTGGGGGTCACGGCCGGAGATCAGCGCTGGTTGATCCACATCGAGGGGAAGAGCTCGCGCGTCGAGCCTGACAAATTGAGCCGGCGGCACCTGACCCTGAGCCCGGCGTCGTTCGTTCGGCTGGTGATGGGGCACACCGGAGTCGACGCCGCCGCCGCCGAGGAGAACTTCTCGGCGTCCACCGCGACCGCCCTCGACGCGGCGCGGATTCTGTTCCCGGTCCAACCGATCTGGCGGAGCCCGCTCGACTCGGCGACGGCCTGA
- a CDS encoding glycosyltransferase family 2 protein encodes MKFLTAIPVHNEEKYLEDVLREVLRYAGDVLVVDDGSTDRTAELLGRFPTIQVARHPTNLGYGAGLRTAFARTLEGGYDGLVTLDCDGQHEPSRIPEMAAKLVETGADIVSGSRYLQIFDPSQQPPEERRRINVEVTRWLNECLGLNLTDAFCGFKAYRGEALRGFEITDLGYAMPLQVWVQAVANGLKIVETPVPLIYLDESRAFGGSLDDSNFRLNHYRRVFQEALQRAGLEVAGGCSG; translated from the coding sequence ATGAAGTTCCTCACCGCGATACCCGTGCACAATGAAGAAAAGTACCTGGAGGACGTCCTTCGGGAGGTCTTGCGGTACGCGGGCGACGTCCTGGTCGTCGACGACGGCTCGACCGACCGGACGGCCGAACTGCTCGGGCGTTTTCCAACGATCCAGGTCGCTCGCCACCCGACCAACCTGGGATATGGAGCGGGGCTGCGAACGGCGTTCGCTCGCACGCTCGAAGGCGGTTACGACGGGCTGGTGACGCTCGACTGCGACGGCCAGCACGAGCCGTCGCGAATTCCCGAGATGGCGGCCAAGCTCGTCGAGACCGGCGCCGACATCGTTTCGGGCAGCCGATACCTCCAGATCTTCGACCCGTCGCAGCAACCCCCCGAGGAGCGGCGGCGGATCAACGTCGAGGTCACCCGCTGGCTGAACGAATGCCTGGGCCTGAACCTGACCGACGCCTTCTGCGGCTTCAAGGCGTATCGCGGCGAGGCCCTGAGGGGCTTTGAGATCACCGACCTCGGCTACGCCATGCCGCTCCAGGTCTGGGTGCAGGCCGTCGCCAACGGCCTGAAGATCGTCGAGACGCCCGTGCCGCTCATCTACCTTGACGAGTCGCGGGCGTTCGGGGGCTCGCTCGACGACTCGAACTTCCGGCTCAACCACTACCGGCGCGTGTTTCAGGAGGCGCTCCAGCGAGCCGGGCTCGAAGTCGCCGGAGGATGTAGCGGATGA
- a CDS encoding tetratricopeptide repeat protein, producing MEPEPEPWTPERVSEWNAYYDWYVMGAALLLAFVVTASRTNYSPLWANLKQGQYILNQSSPAPADVFSYTEEGQRWVNIPWLFQVSHAAIYKLAYDLVPTDPNDPTANRASAEQIATGTLVGLTALARLATALALLKIRRKGPGLWWTAVCTALALGAMVGPLGVVLGGIAQPGVVGPSTWGLLLLAIEMLLLYRAFGEGRQGALYGLIPVFLIWANVDESFLLGLLILGAAVVGRILDGGAAATLIEPPARSTAVDEGDAPRKRVPITPMAGVVAMLLCAAVCLANPSIYKIYLATIEPLFHLFDKGGPPPTADQLSYFGPTIRTQFPDSWYLLTLYYLITVAAGLATFLLNSARFSWSRFLPYVVAAVGWGIYMRLSAEFAVVLAAVAAINGQEWYQSRFGVRGKLGNGWAAWSTGGRLVTLAGLFYFVSIAITGYGKSPGEPRFGFGFDPNDFSFEAAEYLASRDDVTGNVFNWTLAQGDALIWKAGPARKTFVDNRRNLFPTDLMAEHHILMNALRDDDPDVWKPAFDKYNITAVMIDSSKARNTYRKLMQSPYWIPFYDDGRVVMFGRSDAPEPDLTAFKANRLEPDLRAYKVVSPLPSADRPPTPVNWIDDVFQSRALTAPQARIDAALRWLEGAAPILDQATMPDPARCLLAIREARTALARNPDDTTAYRVLARAYRLLTLQETALLAGIPLTPENQDQISRLVVNSEVLGTRMRQRITALNYAIQTTPPPKTEPARRELLSVHFELVDVFLQLGYLDLAQERLQAALDLAKPGDLTDEGRLQYQRQLDQLDQRVNQIKDALSELQIERQAGPIEKGRFAVSQGAPGLAIIEFEEADRSSMSPAIVKPQLVDLYCSTGQPDRALEQLSSGVAEDPNLGEPGTSTFRQGQVYLLLGNYVSAASLWQERAIPRLRLDRSMKALGTGQKLTRGDVLGVANDALSLPGMIRRQAAWEYELAQCLLESGEPTRAAEHYTNTLTLTPDLVVRPIVAYYLEKLGKPVPPSTKEKEAQAAAAATDKPAAPAAPTDKPSEPAPAAEKPSAPAPAPKPAADAPKEQPKEAAAKKD from the coding sequence GTGGAACCGGAGCCGGAACCGTGGACGCCGGAACGGGTTTCGGAGTGGAACGCCTACTACGACTGGTACGTGATGGGCGCGGCGCTGTTGCTGGCGTTCGTCGTCACCGCCTCTCGGACCAACTATTCGCCCCTCTGGGCGAACCTGAAGCAGGGCCAGTACATCCTCAACCAGTCGTCGCCCGCGCCGGCCGACGTGTTCTCCTACACCGAGGAAGGCCAGCGGTGGGTCAACATCCCCTGGCTGTTCCAGGTGAGCCACGCGGCGATCTACAAGCTCGCCTACGACCTGGTGCCGACCGACCCCAACGACCCGACGGCCAACCGGGCGTCGGCCGAGCAGATCGCGACCGGAACCCTGGTCGGCCTCACGGCCCTGGCTCGGTTGGCGACGGCCCTGGCGCTCTTGAAGATCCGCCGCAAGGGGCCGGGCCTCTGGTGGACGGCGGTTTGCACGGCCCTGGCCCTGGGGGCGATGGTCGGGCCCTTGGGGGTGGTCCTGGGGGGCATCGCGCAGCCGGGGGTCGTCGGGCCCTCGACGTGGGGCTTGCTCCTGCTGGCGATCGAAATGCTGCTGCTCTATCGGGCTTTCGGCGAGGGGCGGCAAGGGGCGCTCTACGGCCTGATCCCCGTCTTCTTGATCTGGGCGAACGTCGATGAGTCGTTCCTGCTCGGCCTGTTGATTCTGGGCGCCGCGGTGGTGGGCCGGATCCTCGACGGCGGCGCGGCCGCGACGTTGATCGAGCCTCCGGCCCGGTCGACGGCGGTCGACGAGGGCGACGCCCCTCGGAAGCGAGTTCCGATCACGCCGATGGCCGGCGTCGTCGCCATGCTGCTGTGCGCGGCCGTCTGCCTCGCCAATCCGTCGATCTACAAGATTTACTTGGCCACGATCGAGCCGCTGTTCCACCTGTTCGACAAGGGGGGGCCGCCCCCGACCGCCGACCAGCTCTCGTACTTCGGCCCGACGATCCGGACCCAGTTTCCCGACAGTTGGTATTTGCTGACGCTGTACTACCTGATCACGGTGGCCGCGGGCCTGGCGACCTTCCTGCTGAACTCGGCCCGATTCTCGTGGAGCCGGTTCCTGCCTTACGTCGTCGCGGCGGTCGGCTGGGGTATTTACATGCGGCTGAGCGCCGAGTTCGCGGTCGTCCTGGCCGCGGTCGCGGCGATTAACGGCCAGGAATGGTATCAGAGCCGGTTCGGCGTCCGGGGCAAGCTGGGGAACGGCTGGGCCGCGTGGTCGACGGGAGGCCGGCTCGTGACGCTCGCCGGGCTTTTCTATTTCGTCAGCATCGCGATCACCGGTTACGGCAAGTCGCCCGGCGAACCTCGGTTCGGGTTCGGCTTCGATCCCAACGATTTCTCGTTCGAGGCCGCCGAGTACCTCGCCTCCCGCGACGACGTCACGGGCAACGTCTTCAACTGGACGCTCGCTCAGGGCGACGCCCTGATCTGGAAGGCCGGCCCCGCGCGGAAGACCTTCGTCGACAACCGCCGGAACCTGTTCCCGACCGACCTGATGGCGGAGCATCATATTCTGATGAACGCGCTCCGCGACGACGATCCCGACGTCTGGAAGCCGGCCTTCGACAAGTACAACATCACAGCGGTGATGATCGATTCGTCGAAAGCCAGGAACACCTACCGCAAGCTGATGCAGAGCCCGTACTGGATTCCGTTCTACGACGACGGCCGCGTCGTCATGTTTGGACGGAGCGACGCGCCCGAGCCCGATCTGACGGCCTTCAAGGCCAACCGGCTTGAGCCCGACCTGCGCGCTTACAAGGTCGTGAGCCCGTTGCCCTCGGCCGATCGGCCGCCGACTCCGGTGAACTGGATCGACGACGTCTTCCAGAGCCGGGCCCTTACCGCCCCCCAGGCGCGGATCGACGCCGCCCTACGGTGGCTGGAAGGCGCCGCCCCTATCCTCGACCAGGCGACGATGCCCGATCCCGCCCGCTGCCTGCTGGCGATCCGCGAGGCGCGCACCGCGCTGGCCCGCAACCCCGACGATACCACCGCGTACCGCGTGCTGGCCCGCGCCTACCGGCTCCTGACCCTTCAAGAAACCGCACTGCTCGCCGGCATCCCCTTGACGCCGGAAAACCAGGACCAGATCAGCAGATTGGTCGTCAATTCCGAGGTTCTCGGCACCCGGATGCGACAGCGCATTACGGCCCTCAATTATGCGATCCAGACGACGCCCCCGCCGAAGACCGAGCCGGCCCGTCGCGAATTGCTCAGCGTCCATTTCGAGCTGGTCGACGTGTTTCTCCAGTTGGGGTATCTCGACCTGGCGCAGGAGCGGCTCCAAGCCGCGCTCGACCTTGCCAAGCCGGGCGACCTCACGGACGAGGGTCGCTTGCAGTATCAGCGGCAGCTCGACCAGCTTGACCAGCGCGTCAACCAGATCAAGGACGCGCTCAGCGAGCTGCAAATCGAGCGGCAGGCGGGTCCGATCGAGAAGGGACGGTTCGCCGTCAGCCAGGGCGCGCCGGGGCTCGCCATCATCGAGTTCGAGGAAGCCGACCGCAGCAGCATGAGCCCGGCGATCGTCAAGCCGCAGCTCGTCGACCTCTATTGCAGCACCGGCCAGCCCGATCGCGCCCTCGAACAGCTCTCGTCGGGCGTCGCCGAAGACCCGAACCTCGGCGAGCCGGGGACCTCGACGTTCCGCCAGGGCCAGGTCTACCTGCTGCTCGGCAATTACGTCTCGGCCGCCTCGCTGTGGCAGGAACGCGCCATCCCCCGGCTGCGGCTCGACCGCAGCATGAAAGCCCTGGGCACCGGCCAGAAACTGACGCGGGGCGACGTGCTGGGCGTTGCGAACGACGCCCTCTCGCTGCCGGGCATGATCCGAAGACAGGCCGCGTGGGAATACGAACTGGCCCAGTGCTTGCTTGAATCGGGCGAGCCCACACGCGCCGCCGAGCACTACACTAACACCCTGACCTTGACCCCCGACCTCGTGGTCCGGCCGATCGTCGCCTACTACCTCGAAAAGCTCGGCAAACCCGTCCCCCCCTCGACGAAGGAAAAGGAAGCCCAGGCGGCCGCCGCCGCGACCGACAAGCCCGCAGCGCCGGCCGCTCCGACTGACAAGCCTTCGGAGCCGGCCCCCGCGGCCGAGAAGCCTTCGGCCCCTGCTCCCGCCCCGAAGCCCGCGGCCGACGCCCCGAAGGAGCAGCCCAAGGAGGCGGCCGCGAAGAAGGACTGA
- a CDS encoding YfhO family protein gives MKHDPVFPKTVLFGCLAVLLLICFHRVLLNDHQFAYRDSAHYYYPLYQRVQLDWNEGRWPLWEPEENSGMPLLGNPTAAVLYPGKVIYAVLPYAWGARIYILAHVALAFAAMVALMRSWRASWTAAGLSALAYTFSGPILFQYCNIIYLVGAAWLPLGVLAADRWIRLGSRRALLGLAFVLAMQTLGGDPQASYLLGLCACGYAVGVAWTGGRGLAEEESADAVAEPASGRKWGRWWNYPLIAAGLIVWIVVTLELARTFPGFRPPRPPEKPTPPLPWMRWAPLAASIAWGLVLIFFLVRRRKANRDAALERLGFGLAAAAALALALTAAQLLPVVEFTQRTSRAAEEGPHDIYPFSVEPHRLVEMLWPNVFGTYFSRNACWADLIQLSTVRGKIWAPTLYMGCFIVVLALRAFSIRRGASWRVWLSVVVVVTLLGSFGQYTSPIWAARLIERSTGVSWPGIGALDPPDVNPLRMDRLLRDGDGGIYWALSNLLPGFRQFRFPSKLMTFSMLGLAALAGFGWDDFCRGRGRRRGTIALAACLLTLTVGVLAAWQFERPAILRSFEKATLTSSFGPFDPIAAYGETTQSLVQAALVLAIGVVVLATAGRRPRLASFAALALVSADLAVANHRLIATVPQSLFEAEPEVIKIIKEAERKNPSDGPYRIHRMPVWDPPIWNREASSDRVRDFMQWEHATIQPKYGINLGVEYTHTMGVAELYDYEWYFGPFPRKASVEFAKYINVEPGHSIAYYPRRSFDMWNTRYFVVPSHPGNWTHEYRGFASFLPESEAIHPPPMVERTPEAEKRARDWVENHDYQILRNKKMFPRAWVVHKARSLPAMEGTARVGRAGPMQEILYGGDPIWNDPTMNIFDPLELAWIENDDREALDGFTRGYPPRSSEKVEVVYPHGARVEMTATLDKPGVVVLADVYYPGWKLTIDGAPAPIYRVNRMMRGAAVKAGVSKLVYTYEPASFRLGGFITLAGLGVSALLVAFVAWRPRTPLPWSPVDPDPEAPTPAEAG, from the coding sequence ATGAAACACGATCCCGTCTTCCCGAAAACCGTCCTGTTCGGCTGTCTGGCCGTCCTGTTGTTGATCTGTTTTCATCGGGTCTTGTTGAATGACCACCAGTTCGCCTATCGCGATTCGGCCCACTACTATTACCCGCTCTACCAACGCGTGCAGCTCGACTGGAACGAGGGGCGCTGGCCGCTCTGGGAGCCTGAGGAGAACTCGGGCATGCCGCTGCTCGGCAACCCCACCGCGGCGGTGCTTTATCCGGGCAAGGTGATCTACGCGGTGCTTCCGTACGCGTGGGGGGCGCGGATCTACATCCTCGCCCACGTGGCTCTGGCGTTCGCGGCGATGGTCGCGCTGATGCGGTCGTGGCGTGCGAGCTGGACCGCGGCGGGCCTGAGCGCCTTGGCCTACACGTTCTCCGGGCCGATTTTGTTTCAATACTGCAACATCATCTATCTGGTGGGAGCGGCGTGGCTCCCCTTGGGGGTGCTGGCCGCCGATCGCTGGATTCGACTGGGGAGTCGCCGGGCGCTGCTGGGGCTCGCGTTCGTCCTGGCGATGCAGACACTGGGCGGCGATCCCCAGGCGTCATACCTGCTCGGCCTGTGCGCCTGCGGGTATGCGGTCGGCGTCGCCTGGACGGGCGGTCGCGGGCTGGCCGAGGAGGAGTCGGCCGACGCGGTCGCGGAGCCGGCGTCGGGGCGGAAGTGGGGCCGCTGGTGGAACTATCCGCTGATCGCCGCCGGTCTGATCGTCTGGATCGTGGTCACTCTGGAACTCGCCCGGACCTTCCCGGGCTTCCGACCGCCGAGGCCGCCCGAGAAGCCGACCCCTCCCTTGCCTTGGATGCGCTGGGCGCCGCTGGCGGCCTCGATCGCCTGGGGGCTTGTATTGATCTTCTTCCTCGTGCGACGGCGGAAGGCGAATCGCGACGCGGCTCTCGAACGGCTTGGCTTCGGGCTGGCGGCTGCGGCGGCCCTGGCTCTCGCATTGACGGCCGCGCAGCTCTTGCCGGTCGTCGAGTTCACCCAGCGGACGAGCCGGGCGGCCGAGGAAGGTCCGCACGACATCTACCCGTTCAGCGTCGAGCCGCATCGGTTGGTCGAGATGTTATGGCCCAACGTCTTCGGCACCTACTTCAGCCGCAACGCCTGCTGGGCGGACCTGATCCAGCTTTCGACCGTGCGGGGCAAGATCTGGGCGCCGACGCTCTACATGGGTTGCTTCATCGTGGTCCTCGCCCTCCGCGCCTTCTCCATCCGACGCGGGGCGTCGTGGCGAGTCTGGCTCTCGGTCGTCGTCGTGGTCACGCTGCTGGGAAGCTTCGGCCAGTACACGAGCCCGATCTGGGCGGCGCGGCTGATCGAGAGGTCGACGGGGGTCAGTTGGCCGGGAATCGGCGCGCTCGACCCTCCCGACGTCAATCCGCTGCGGATGGACCGCCTCCTCCGCGACGGCGACGGCGGCATCTACTGGGCGCTCAGCAACCTGTTGCCGGGCTTCCGGCAGTTTCGCTTCCCCAGCAAGTTGATGACGTTTTCGATGCTGGGACTCGCCGCGCTCGCCGGCTTCGGCTGGGACGATTTCTGTCGCGGTCGTGGACGACGGCGCGGGACGATCGCGCTGGCCGCCTGTCTGCTGACGCTCACCGTCGGCGTCCTGGCCGCCTGGCAGTTCGAGCGGCCGGCGATCCTTCGGTCGTTCGAAAAAGCGACTCTGACCTCCAGTTTCGGGCCCTTCGATCCGATCGCGGCGTACGGCGAGACGACGCAGAGCCTGGTCCAGGCCGCGCTGGTGCTTGCGATCGGCGTTGTGGTCCTGGCGACGGCCGGCCGCCGGCCCCGGCTCGCGAGTTTCGCGGCCCTCGCGCTGGTCTCGGCCGACCTCGCGGTCGCCAACCACCGGCTGATCGCCACGGTCCCCCAGTCGCTCTTCGAAGCCGAGCCCGAGGTGATCAAGATCATCAAGGAGGCTGAGCGCAAGAATCCGTCGGACGGTCCCTACCGCATCCATCGGATGCCGGTCTGGGATCCCCCGATCTGGAACCGTGAGGCGTCGAGCGACCGTGTGCGCGACTTCATGCAGTGGGAGCACGCCACGATCCAGCCGAAGTACGGCATCAATCTCGGGGTCGAGTACACCCACACGATGGGCGTCGCCGAGTTGTACGACTACGAGTGGTATTTCGGCCCGTTCCCCCGCAAAGCGAGCGTCGAGTTCGCCAAGTACATCAACGTCGAGCCCGGCCACTCGATCGCCTACTATCCCAGACGCTCGTTCGACATGTGGAACACCCGCTATTTCGTCGTGCCGTCGCATCCCGGGAACTGGACCCACGAGTATCGCGGATTCGCGTCGTTCCTCCCCGAGTCCGAGGCGATCCACCCCCCGCCCATGGTGGAGCGGACCCCCGAGGCCGAGAAACGCGCCCGGGATTGGGTCGAGAATCACGACTACCAGATCCTCCGCAACAAGAAGATGTTCCCCCGCGCCTGGGTCGTGCACAAAGCCCGGTCGCTGCCCGCGATGGAGGGAACCGCGCGCGTCGGCCGAGCCGGCCCCATGCAGGAGATCCTCTACGGCGGCGACCCGATCTGGAACGACCCGACGATGAACATCTTCGACCCGCTCGAACTCGCCTGGATCGAGAACGACGATCGCGAGGCGCTTGATGGGTTTACACGCGGGTATCCACCACGTTCGTCCGAAAAGGTCGAGGTCGTATATCCGCACGGGGCGCGCGTCGAGATGACGGCGACGCTCGACAAACCGGGGGTCGTCGTCCTGGCCGACGTCTATTATCCCGGCTGGAAGCTGACGATCGACGGCGCTCCCGCGCCGATCTACCGGGTCAACCGGATGATGCGCGGGGCGGCCGTCAAGGCCGGCGTTTCCAAGCTCGTTTACACCTATGAGCCGGCCTCGTTCCGCCTGGGAGGGTTCATCACCCTCGCCGGGCTGGGCGTATCGGCCCTTCTCGTGGCCTTCGTCGCATGGCGGCCCCGTACGCCGCTGCCGTGGTCGCCCGTCGACCCAGACCCCGAAGCCCCAACGCCGGCCGAGGCCGGCTGA